In Actinomadura citrea, a single window of DNA contains:
- a CDS encoding AAA family ATPase, with protein MAHERLHGRERDLQEIEAMLDRARDGHGGALVAAGDAGVGRTALLEAAVRGAGTGFRVLGTTGVPGETGVPYAGLHRLLRPLSGQVAQLPPAHREALAAILSGAPRAEPFVLFTAVCELLGRAARKEPVLCWADDVHRLDAGSLEVLAFAARRVEDEPVAVLFSVRDGEPDAGALDGIRRLRLAPLAEDASRRVLRDALGGDLDGSAGGDLTEEIVDLACGRPLAIRELAGALTSGQLSGAAPPPRALPPSSSLRALHRRRYRALPSGARRLVLMTVAEEWLGAATMERAVQADGIGDGDLDAARESGLLRFEGDGVTVRNRLVRSSLWADATREERQDAHTLLAGVLVQEWQRPRRLWHGAAVAGEPDDGLAAELAGAAAAARRAGRYADSWRMWQRAATLTVEHGARTDRYLAAAGDAWASGRSRRARAMLRQVRPRGCDGTRIARAAALRGEIETAAGSPAAAVPVLRDAAERLAGADAGAALDALMWAAEAADASGDHRAHLEIAERARALDLPAPGPRTELLLAHLGGVAAAIRGRYREAAERFGHAARLGPDVADPAAQAWAALAALALGDGARTRALAAEAVASARRSGDAPAESFALVATGRCAVLLGHPPAPITACHDGLRLARATRLHGHATEQLATLALTAAFNGDEARTRELLEQLTGTADERGLARAAALGSWAPACLDLAADRPADAAARLRLPGGAGLAHPPARLLAVPHLVEALVRTGEHEPAAGAYEHFRRWVDGIGSPPGPEALGRRCLALLAGCDDEAEEHFTEALRLHEAAGAVFELARTELLFGHRLRRGRRPRAAREHLRAALRVFERYGAAPWTAQARAELRAAGETAPRAASGFGKLTAQQAHIARMAAEGATNREIAARLLLSPRTIDHHLRNVFTRLGIRSRVELARLIR; from the coding sequence ATGGCACACGAACGGCTGCACGGACGTGAACGCGACCTTCAGGAGATCGAGGCGATGCTCGACCGGGCCCGGGACGGGCACGGCGGCGCCCTGGTCGCCGCCGGGGACGCCGGGGTCGGCCGGACGGCCCTCCTGGAGGCCGCGGTGCGCGGCGCCGGCACGGGCTTCCGCGTGCTCGGCACGACCGGCGTCCCCGGCGAGACCGGGGTCCCGTACGCGGGGCTGCACCGGCTGCTGCGCCCGCTGTCCGGCCAGGTCGCGCAGCTGCCGCCGGCGCACCGGGAGGCCCTGGCCGCGATCCTGTCCGGCGCGCCCCGCGCCGAACCGTTCGTGCTGTTCACGGCGGTGTGCGAGCTGCTGGGCCGGGCCGCGCGCAAGGAACCCGTGCTGTGCTGGGCCGACGACGTCCACCGGCTCGACGCCGGCTCGCTGGAGGTGCTGGCGTTCGCGGCGCGGCGCGTGGAGGACGAGCCGGTGGCGGTGCTGTTCTCCGTCCGCGACGGCGAGCCGGACGCGGGCGCCCTCGACGGCATCCGGCGGCTGCGGCTCGCGCCGCTGGCCGAGGACGCGAGCCGCCGCGTGCTGCGCGACGCGCTCGGCGGCGACCTGGACGGCTCGGCGGGCGGCGACCTGACCGAGGAGATCGTCGACCTGGCCTGCGGCCGGCCCCTCGCGATCCGCGAGCTGGCCGGCGCGCTGACGTCCGGGCAGCTGTCGGGCGCCGCGCCGCCGCCACGGGCGCTGCCCCCCTCCAGTTCCCTGCGCGCCCTGCACCGGCGCCGCTACCGCGCGCTGCCCTCGGGGGCGCGGCGCCTGGTGCTGATGACCGTGGCGGAGGAGTGGCTCGGCGCCGCGACGATGGAACGGGCCGTCCAGGCGGACGGCATCGGCGACGGCGACCTCGACGCGGCCCGCGAGTCGGGGCTGCTGCGGTTCGAGGGCGACGGGGTCACGGTCCGCAACCGGCTCGTCCGGTCCTCGCTGTGGGCGGACGCGACGCGCGAGGAGCGGCAGGACGCGCACACCCTGCTCGCCGGCGTCCTGGTCCAGGAGTGGCAGCGCCCGCGGCGGCTCTGGCACGGCGCGGCCGTGGCGGGCGAGCCCGACGACGGGCTCGCCGCCGAACTGGCGGGGGCGGCGGCCGCGGCCCGGCGGGCCGGCCGGTACGCCGACTCCTGGCGGATGTGGCAGCGCGCCGCGACCCTGACCGTCGAGCACGGCGCCCGGACGGACCGGTACCTGGCCGCCGCCGGGGACGCCTGGGCGAGCGGACGGTCGCGGCGGGCCCGCGCCATGCTCCGGCAGGTCCGGCCGCGCGGCTGCGACGGGACCCGCATCGCCCGCGCCGCCGCCCTGCGCGGCGAGATCGAGACGGCGGCGGGCTCCCCCGCGGCCGCGGTCCCCGTGCTGCGCGACGCGGCCGAGCGGCTCGCCGGAGCCGACGCCGGGGCGGCGCTGGACGCGCTGATGTGGGCCGCGGAGGCCGCCGACGCGTCCGGCGACCACCGCGCCCACCTGGAGATCGCCGAGCGCGCCCGCGCGCTGGACCTCCCCGCGCCCGGCCCGCGCACCGAACTGCTGCTCGCCCATCTCGGCGGCGTCGCGGCCGCGATCCGCGGCCGGTACCGGGAGGCCGCGGAACGGTTCGGGCACGCCGCGCGCCTCGGCCCGGACGTCGCGGACCCCGCCGCGCAGGCGTGGGCGGCGCTCGCCGCCCTCGCGCTCGGGGACGGCGCCCGCACCCGCGCGCTGGCGGCCGAGGCGGTCGCGTCGGCCCGGCGCTCGGGCGACGCGCCCGCCGAGTCGTTCGCGCTGGTCGCCACCGGGCGCTGCGCGGTGCTCCTCGGGCATCCCCCCGCGCCGATCACCGCCTGCCACGACGGCCTGCGCCTCGCCCGGGCCACCCGCCTGCACGGGCACGCCACCGAGCAGCTCGCCACCCTGGCCCTCACCGCCGCCTTCAACGGCGACGAGGCCAGGACGCGCGAGCTGCTGGAGCAGCTCACCGGCACCGCCGACGAGCGGGGCCTCGCCCGCGCGGCCGCCCTCGGATCATGGGCGCCCGCGTGCCTCGACCTCGCCGCGGACCGGCCCGCCGACGCGGCCGCGCGCCTGCGCCTGCCGGGCGGTGCCGGGCTCGCGCATCCGCCGGCGCGGCTCCTCGCCGTCCCGCACCTGGTCGAGGCGCTGGTCCGCACCGGCGAGCACGAGCCGGCCGCGGGGGCCTACGAGCACTTCCGCCGCTGGGTGGACGGGATCGGCTCGCCCCCCGGACCGGAGGCCCTCGGCCGCCGCTGCCTGGCCCTGCTGGCCGGATGCGACGACGAGGCCGAGGAGCACTTCACCGAGGCCCTCCGCCTGCACGAGGCCGCCGGCGCCGTGTTCGAGCTGGCCCGCACGGAGCTGCTGTTCGGGCACCGGCTGCGGCGCGGGCGACGCCCTCGCGCCGCCCGCGAGCACCTGCGCGCCGCGCTCCGCGTCTTCGAGCGCTACGGCGCCGCCCCGTGGACGGCGCAGGCCCGCGCCGAGCTGCGCGCCGCCGGGGAGACCGCGCCGCGGGCGGCGAGCGGGTTCGGCAAGCTCACCGCGCAGCAGGCGCACATCGCCCGGATGGCCGCCGAAGGGGCCACCAACCGGGAGATCGCTGCGCGCCTGCTGCTCAGCCCGCGGACGATCGACCACCATCTCCGCAACGTCTTCACCCGCCTCGGGATCCGCTCGCGCGTCGAGCTGGCCCGGCTGATCCGCTGA
- a CDS encoding PucR family transcriptional regulator: MNVGQVDADRTIMRKAVLRLADRLPDLADRLTAEILSGDRGDRDDAFRHDVWEMCHTGLGHGFKTILDPGRGRADLEWARRLGQRRAHQGQPLDQLLRSYRLAGRVFWEAVVEVVGRHDPENVAALIRQATRTWDTIDQQSGAAAAAYHRTELDLARRSEERVQAIVDALLDGQGADGGLLATATSVLGLPATGRYAVVMLGAEGGFGDGVNRRPGDTGGMRFIWRLRTDAQVALVALGTAELDDLVDAVRPYARSHAGVSPVVGNLAELGGARWFAELALRTCRGPGNQIARLDRRLPDALVLSQPRLAGRLGEVALGGLGDVDPGFRDALLTTLETWLECDGSAARAADRLFCHRNTVLNRLRRIELLTGRTLARPGDLVELVLALSALRLHGPGDGTPGPHAEGPPARGGGRPGR, from the coding sequence ATGAACGTCGGCCAGGTGGACGCCGATCGCACGATCATGCGCAAGGCGGTGCTGCGGCTCGCGGACCGGCTGCCCGACCTCGCCGACCGGCTCACCGCCGAGATCCTCTCCGGTGACCGCGGCGACCGCGACGACGCCTTTCGCCACGACGTGTGGGAGATGTGCCACACCGGGCTCGGGCACGGCTTCAAGACGATCCTGGACCCGGGCCGCGGCCGCGCCGACCTGGAATGGGCGCGGCGGCTCGGGCAGCGTCGCGCGCACCAGGGGCAGCCGCTCGACCAGCTGCTGCGCTCCTACCGGCTCGCCGGACGGGTGTTCTGGGAGGCCGTCGTCGAGGTCGTCGGCCGGCACGACCCGGAGAACGTCGCGGCGCTGATCCGGCAGGCGACCCGCACCTGGGACACGATCGACCAGCAGTCCGGCGCGGCGGCCGCCGCCTACCACCGCACCGAGCTGGACCTCGCGCGGCGCAGCGAGGAGCGCGTCCAGGCGATCGTGGACGCCCTCCTGGACGGGCAGGGCGCCGACGGCGGGCTGCTCGCGACCGCCACGTCCGTCCTCGGGCTGCCCGCGACCGGCCGCTACGCCGTGGTGATGCTCGGCGCCGAGGGCGGCTTCGGGGACGGCGTGAACCGGCGGCCCGGCGACACCGGCGGGATGCGGTTCATCTGGCGGCTGCGCACCGACGCCCAGGTGGCGCTGGTCGCGCTCGGCACCGCCGAGCTCGACGACCTCGTCGACGCCGTCCGCCCCTACGCCCGGTCACACGCCGGCGTGAGCCCGGTCGTCGGCAACCTCGCCGAGCTGGGCGGCGCCCGCTGGTTCGCCGAGCTGGCGCTGCGGACCTGCCGCGGCCCCGGCAACCAGATCGCCCGCCTGGACCGCAGGCTCCCCGACGCCCTCGTGCTGTCCCAGCCCCGCCTCGCCGGACGCCTCGGGGAGGTGGCGCTCGGCGGGCTCGGGGACGTCGACCCCGGGTTCCGCGACGCCCTGCTGACGACGCTGGAGACCTGGCTGGAGTGCGACGGCTCCGCGGCCCGCGCGGCCGACCGGCTGTTCTGCCACCGCAACACCGTCCTCAACCGGCTCCGCAGGATCGAGCTGCTCACCGGGCGGACCCTCGCCCGGCCCGGCGACCTGGTCGAGCTCGTCCTCGCACTGAGCGCGCTGCGGCTGCACGGCCCCGGGGACGGCACGCCCGGCCCGCACGCCGAGGGGCCGCCCGCGCGGGGAGGCGGGCGGCCCGGTAGGTGA
- a CDS encoding histidine kinase, translating into MIVGVVLASFAAVYALAAPARTEGAARVAAATALVVVVVLAQFVQVVPRWRRRRGGWSLPAQAAAAYTGVIAFGTSAGILGFVVGSLLLAGAWPAAACVLASAALADALRGGASADVTITCLLTGLVVYGLARLADRADDVAAARLPLTVAAVERERLRIAAELDGGLGDGLRAISAGSRDALDRPERIADVLAVARESLNRARTAAAGLRSMSLAPEMAAARALLEAADVRAEVREGHREPLGPAGALLATVLREAVTDVVRAGAARTCLIATSERGGLVGLRVVNDGVRTAERGADGLDAAAGRVRAAGGTFSAGLDGDGRFAVEAAVAAGEPAVSLPDRAAYRLSLALLAAVLAGFSVKGLLLVPWGPLWPAAAAGLALISAVQLLWAGRGRPRWWPPILAVLAFAPLAVFGKAWLGVAGFLAGTFLVGLPAWAAVPLAAACMAATGAAARALGLGTAAVANYVISTLVTGLVVYGLVRLARLVRDLRAAGDELARAATVQERLRAARDLHDLLGHSLAAILLKCELARRLAEADPERSRAELAEVVAMAEQARGDLRTATGGDAELALDGEAASARSVLAAAGVEVETVLGHPVLDGPVSAVLGTVLREAVTNVLRHSAATRCTIATGRDGGAVWLVVENDGLDPAAPRTAPGAGIGNLTTRLASAGGTLSARADGKGSFRLEARVG; encoded by the coding sequence GTGATCGTCGGGGTGGTGCTCGCCTCGTTCGCCGCGGTGTACGCGCTGGCGGCGCCCGCGCGGACGGAGGGCGCCGCGCGGGTGGCCGCGGCGACCGCCCTCGTGGTGGTGGTCGTGCTGGCCCAGTTCGTCCAGGTCGTGCCGCGCTGGCGGAGACGGCGCGGCGGCTGGAGCCTGCCGGCTCAGGCGGCGGCCGCCTACACGGGCGTCATCGCGTTCGGGACGTCGGCGGGGATCCTCGGCTTCGTCGTCGGGTCGCTGCTGCTCGCGGGCGCCTGGCCGGCGGCCGCCTGCGTCCTGGCGAGCGCGGCGCTCGCGGACGCCCTGCGCGGCGGCGCGAGCGCCGACGTCACGATCACCTGCCTGCTGACCGGGCTCGTGGTCTACGGGCTGGCGCGGCTGGCGGACCGGGCGGACGACGTCGCGGCGGCCCGGCTGCCCCTCACCGTGGCGGCCGTGGAGCGGGAGCGGCTGCGGATCGCGGCGGAGCTGGACGGCGGGCTCGGCGACGGCCTGCGGGCGATCTCCGCGGGCAGCCGGGACGCGCTCGACCGGCCGGAGCGCATCGCGGACGTGCTGGCGGTGGCCAGGGAGTCGCTGAACAGGGCGCGCACCGCCGCGGCCGGCCTGCGGAGCATGTCGCTCGCCCCCGAGATGGCGGCGGCGCGGGCGCTGCTGGAGGCGGCGGACGTCCGGGCCGAGGTGCGCGAGGGGCACCGGGAGCCGCTCGGCCCCGCCGGGGCGCTGCTGGCGACGGTGCTGCGCGAGGCGGTCACGGACGTGGTGCGCGCCGGTGCCGCGCGGACCTGCCTGATCGCGACGTCGGAGCGGGGCGGCCTCGTCGGGTTGCGGGTGGTCAACGACGGCGTCCGGACGGCCGAGCGCGGCGCGGACGGGCTGGACGCGGCGGCGGGACGGGTGCGCGCGGCGGGCGGGACCTTCTCGGCCGGCCTGGACGGGGACGGCCGGTTCGCGGTGGAGGCCGCCGTCGCGGCGGGGGAGCCCGCGGTGAGCCTGCCCGACCGGGCGGCCTACCGGCTCTCGCTCGCGCTGCTGGCCGCGGTCCTGGCGGGGTTCTCCGTCAAGGGGCTGCTGCTGGTTCCGTGGGGGCCGCTGTGGCCGGCCGCCGCCGCGGGGCTGGCGCTGATCTCGGCGGTCCAGCTGCTCTGGGCCGGGCGCGGGCGGCCCCGGTGGTGGCCGCCGATCCTGGCGGTCCTCGCCTTCGCCCCCCTCGCCGTCTTCGGGAAGGCGTGGCTGGGCGTCGCCGGATTCCTCGCCGGGACGTTCCTGGTCGGGCTCCCGGCATGGGCCGCCGTCCCGCTCGCGGCGGCGTGCATGGCGGCGACCGGCGCCGCCGCGCGGGCGCTCGGGCTCGGCACGGCGGCCGTCGCCAACTACGTGATCAGCACGCTGGTGACGGGCCTGGTGGTGTACGGGCTCGTCCGGCTGGCGCGGCTGGTGCGGGACCTGCGGGCGGCCGGGGACGAGCTGGCGAGGGCGGCGACCGTCCAGGAACGGCTGCGGGCCGCCCGGGACCTGCACGACCTGCTCGGGCACAGCCTGGCCGCGATCCTGCTCAAGTGCGAGCTGGCCCGCCGGCTCGCCGAGGCCGACCCGGAGCGCTCCCGCGCGGAGCTCGCCGAGGTCGTCGCCATGGCCGAGCAGGCCCGCGGGGACCTGCGCACCGCGACCGGCGGGGACGCCGAGCTCGCGCTGGACGGGGAGGCGGCGTCGGCGCGGTCGGTGCTCGCGGCCGCCGGGGTCGAGGTCGAGACCGTCCTCGGGCACCCGGTCCTGGACGGGCCCGTGTCGGCGGTGCTCGGCACGGTCCTGCGCGAGGCGGTGACCAACGTGCTCCGCCACAGCGCCGCCACCCGCTGCACCATCGCGACCGGACGGGACGGCGGCGCCGTCTGGCTGGTCGTGGAGAACGACGGGCTCGACCCGGCGGCTCCCCGGACCGCCCCCGGCGCCGGCATCGGAAATCTGACCACACGGCTCGCCTCGGCAGGGGGAACGCTCAGCGCGCGCGCCGACGGAAAGGGATCCTTCCGGCTGGAGGCGAGGGTCGGCTAG
- a CDS encoding extracellular solute-binding protein: MKRHLMGVVAAGLTVALGVSGCGKGSSSGGDSDGKTIKFVAAIYDDNTKPYWDALIKDFEAKNSGYKVNLEMVDWTQMDAKVKTYVQTKQVPDVLNYNAFSDFARDGLIYKADEVLSPGTLGDFTPTFVQQAQYNGAQYGLPFISSARLLFYNKALFKKAGISDPPATWDDVRADAEKIKKAGATGYGLPLGPEESQAEFYSWAMNNGGGWVDASGKWAINQKANVDTLAFLKDLNKSGLTQPNPETTDRKTVFNQFAQGKIGMAIGGPFTKAGFIDPVNKELDFGVAPLPSKSGTEHNTLGVMDVLAAFKKDGGKNKEAVKKFLDFFYQKENTSKFLTTEGFLPVTKSAGDALSADPYMKQFVDALPTSKFAPTSNPAWSAVAGAVKQDLGTAAANEDPKKILDKIQETAEKAG, encoded by the coding sequence ATGAAACGGCACCTCATGGGCGTCGTCGCCGCGGGCCTGACCGTGGCACTCGGCGTCAGCGGCTGCGGCAAGGGCAGCTCGTCGGGAGGCGACTCCGACGGCAAGACCATCAAGTTCGTCGCCGCGATCTACGACGACAACACCAAGCCCTACTGGGACGCCCTGATCAAGGACTTCGAGGCGAAGAACTCGGGCTACAAGGTCAACCTGGAGATGGTCGACTGGACCCAGATGGACGCCAAGGTGAAGACCTACGTCCAGACCAAGCAGGTTCCGGACGTCCTCAACTACAACGCGTTCTCCGACTTCGCCCGCGACGGCCTCATCTACAAGGCCGACGAGGTGCTGTCGCCGGGGACGCTCGGCGACTTCACCCCGACCTTCGTCCAGCAGGCGCAGTACAACGGCGCGCAGTACGGCCTGCCGTTCATCTCCAGCGCCCGCCTGCTCTTCTACAACAAGGCTCTGTTCAAGAAGGCCGGCATCAGCGACCCGCCCGCCACCTGGGACGACGTCAGGGCGGACGCGGAGAAGATCAAGAAGGCGGGCGCGACCGGGTACGGGCTGCCGCTCGGCCCCGAGGAGTCGCAGGCCGAGTTCTACTCCTGGGCGATGAACAACGGCGGCGGCTGGGTCGACGCGTCCGGCAAGTGGGCGATCAACCAGAAGGCCAACGTCGACACCCTCGCCTTCCTCAAGGACCTCAACAAGTCCGGGCTGACCCAGCCGAACCCGGAGACCACCGACCGCAAGACGGTGTTCAACCAGTTCGCGCAGGGCAAGATCGGCATGGCGATCGGCGGCCCGTTCACCAAGGCCGGGTTCATCGACCCGGTGAACAAGGAGCTGGACTTCGGCGTCGCGCCGCTGCCGAGCAAGAGCGGCACGGAGCACAACACCCTCGGCGTCATGGACGTCCTCGCCGCGTTCAAGAAGGACGGCGGCAAGAACAAGGAGGCCGTCAAGAAGTTCCTCGACTTCTTCTACCAGAAGGAGAACACCTCGAAGTTCCTCACCACCGAGGGCTTCCTGCCGGTGACGAAGTCGGCCGGGGACGCGCTCAGCGCCGACCCGTACATGAAGCAGTTCGTGGACGCGCTCCCGACGTCGAAGTTCGCGCCGACGTCCAACCCGGCGTGGTCGGCGGTCGCGGGCGCGGTCAAGCAGGACCTCGGCACCGCCGCGGCGAACGAAGACCCGAAGAAGATCCTGGACAAGATCCAGGAGACGGCCGAGAAGGCCGGCTGA
- a CDS encoding response regulator: MIKVLLADDHHVVRGALAALLALEPDLTVVAEVERGDEVLPAARSSRPDVAVLDIDMPGLDGLAAAAALREAVPDVATLVLTGHGKPGHLRRALTAGVRGFLLKTAPPDELAAGIRKVAAGERVLDPNLALTAWDLADNPLTPRETDVLRLAAEGADAPEIAGRLHLSAGTVRNYLTAAVTKLGARNRTDAARIAREAGWL, from the coding sequence GTGATCAAGGTGCTTCTGGCCGACGACCACCATGTGGTGCGCGGCGCCCTCGCCGCGCTGCTGGCGCTCGAACCCGACCTCACCGTGGTCGCCGAGGTCGAGCGCGGGGACGAGGTGCTGCCCGCGGCCCGCTCGTCCCGTCCCGACGTCGCCGTGCTGGACATCGACATGCCGGGCCTGGACGGCCTGGCGGCCGCGGCGGCGCTGCGCGAGGCCGTCCCGGACGTCGCGACGCTGGTGCTCACCGGGCACGGCAAGCCCGGTCACCTGCGCCGCGCCCTGACGGCGGGCGTGCGCGGGTTCCTGCTGAAGACGGCGCCGCCGGACGAGCTGGCCGCCGGCATCCGCAAGGTCGCCGCCGGGGAGCGCGTCCTCGACCCGAACCTGGCGCTCACCGCCTGGGACCTCGCCGACAACCCGCTCACCCCGCGCGAGACCGACGTGCTGCGGCTCGCGGCGGAGGGCGCGGACGCCCCGGAGATCGCCGGGCGCCTCCATCTGTCCGCCGGGACGGTGCGCAACTACCTGACGGCCGCCGTCACCAAGCTCGGCGCCCGCAACCGCACCGATGCCGCTCGCATCGCGCGTGAGGCGGGCTGGCTCTAG
- a CDS encoding SRPBCC family protein, with protein sequence MKLRTGPIAGAAVGAGGALAALSARRLARRALAGLVTRLERRLDRAVRHLTAKAEQAGPLAKAALAGVKALQEGKSPFRALLSFGWTALKETLAGIFGRGRKGKLTNIVEQIDVGAPRRLVYDQWTRFQDYPSFMKKVVSVDQADDAKLNWKAKIFWSARTWESTIKEQVPDEHIVWRSKGPKGHVHGTVSFHELTPDLTRILLVLEYHPAGLFERTGNLWRAQGRRTRLELKHFRRHVMTQALLHPDEVEGWRGEIRDGETVTNPK encoded by the coding sequence ATGAAACTCCGGACGGGCCCGATCGCGGGTGCGGCCGTCGGCGCCGGCGGGGCGCTGGCCGCGCTCTCGGCCCGGCGCCTGGCACGCCGTGCCCTGGCCGGGCTCGTCACCCGGCTCGAACGGCGGCTCGACCGCGCGGTCCGGCACCTCACCGCGAAGGCGGAGCAGGCCGGCCCGCTCGCCAAGGCCGCCCTGGCCGGGGTGAAGGCGCTGCAGGAGGGCAAGTCTCCCTTCCGCGCGCTGCTGAGCTTCGGCTGGACGGCCCTGAAGGAGACCCTCGCCGGCATCTTCGGGCGGGGACGAAAGGGGAAGCTGACCAACATCGTCGAGCAGATCGACGTGGGCGCGCCGCGCCGGCTGGTCTACGACCAGTGGACGCGGTTCCAGGACTACCCGTCCTTCATGAAGAAGGTCGTCAGCGTCGACCAGGCCGACGACGCCAAGCTGAACTGGAAGGCGAAGATCTTCTGGTCGGCGCGGACGTGGGAGTCGACGATCAAGGAGCAGGTTCCCGACGAGCACATCGTGTGGCGCTCGAAGGGACCGAAGGGCCACGTCCACGGGACGGTCAGCTTCCACGAGCTGACGCCCGACCTGACCCGCATCCTGCTCGTCCTGGAGTACCACCCCGCCGGTCTGTTCGAGCGGACGGGCAACCTCTGGCGCGCCCAGGGCCGCCGGACCCGGCTGGAACTGAAGCATTTCCGCCGCCACGTGATGACGCAGGCGCTCCTCCACCCGGACGAGGTGGAGGGCTGGCGCGGCGAGATCCGTGACGGCGAGACCGTCACCAACCCCAAGTGA
- a CDS encoding SRPBCC family protein: MARGNPMGKLPVGQIAKRLPIGGRKRSSGLSAITKALPGGRAVGTAGGVLLGAGAAVAASRAIAGNRGGRDSDQGDQEQPKASGTGKGAKDEAKNDTKAESKSEAKDTKDAKDAKDAKDAGKDEQSDGKDKGKGIFGKLKNLLPGGKGGKGGKGGGKKVKVTNIIEHTDIGAPTRLVYDQWTQFQDYPSFMKKVVSVDQADDTKLNWKAKIFWSARTWESTIVEQVPDEHIVWRSKGPKGHVDGTVSFHELSPNLTRVLVVLEYHPQGLMERTGNIWRAQGRRARLELKHFRRYVMTNSLPRADEIEGWRGEIRDSEVVRTHEEALEEEEKSGKGNGSATSKDKDSGTAKGSESAKDSKDSKDSETKGTRNGRGTRSSSSTSRGGKTDDREEEYEEAR, from the coding sequence ATGGCACGCGGAAACCCGATGGGCAAGCTGCCCGTCGGACAGATCGCCAAGAGGCTGCCGATCGGCGGGCGCAAGCGCTCGTCCGGTCTGAGCGCCATCACCAAGGCCCTCCCGGGCGGCCGGGCCGTCGGCACCGCCGGCGGCGTCCTGCTCGGCGCGGGCGCGGCCGTCGCGGCGAGCCGGGCCATCGCCGGCAACCGGGGCGGGCGTGACTCCGACCAGGGCGACCAGGAGCAGCCGAAGGCCTCCGGCACCGGGAAGGGCGCGAAGGACGAGGCCAAGAACGACACCAAGGCCGAGTCCAAGAGCGAGGCCAAGGACACCAAGGACGCCAAGGACGCCAAGGACGCCAAGGACGCGGGCAAGGACGAGCAGTCCGACGGCAAGGACAAGGGCAAGGGCATCTTCGGCAAGCTGAAGAACCTCCTGCCCGGCGGCAAGGGCGGCAAGGGCGGCAAGGGCGGCGGGAAGAAGGTGAAGGTCACCAACATCATCGAGCACACCGACATCGGTGCGCCGACCCGCCTCGTCTACGACCAGTGGACGCAGTTCCAGGACTACCCGTCCTTCATGAAGAAGGTCGTCAGCGTCGACCAGGCCGACGACACCAAGCTGAACTGGAAGGCGAAGATCTTCTGGTCGGCGCGGACGTGGGAGTCGACGATCGTCGAGCAGGTTCCCGACGAGCACATCGTGTGGCGCTCGAAGGGCCCGAAGGGCCACGTGGACGGGACGGTGAGCTTCCACGAGCTGTCGCCGAACCTGACCCGCGTCCTGGTCGTCCTGGAGTACCACCCGCAGGGCCTGATGGAGCGGACCGGGAACATCTGGCGCGCCCAGGGCCGCCGCGCCCGGCTGGAACTGAAGCACTTCCGCCGGTACGTGATGACGAACTCGCTCCCCCGCGCGGACGAGATCGAGGGCTGGCGCGGCGAGATCCGCGACAGCGAGGTCGTCCGGACGCACGAGGAGGCCCTGGAGGAAGAGGAGAAGTCCGGCAAGGGCAACGGCTCCGCGACCTCCAAGGACAAGGACTCCGGGACCGCCAAGGGCTCCGAGAGCGCCAAGGACTCCAAGGACTCCAAGGACTCGGAGACCAAGGGCACCCGGAACGGCCGGGGCACCCGCAGCTCCTCCTCCACCTCCCGCGGCGGCAAGACCGACGACCGCGAGGAGGAGTACGAGGAGGCCCGCTGA
- a CDS encoding alpha/beta hydrolase family protein, which yields MPTLTARAAKTALAAALTAAALAVPQAAQAADNPYERGPAPTRQSIEALRGPFATSQTSVSSLSVTGFGGGTIYYPTSTAEGTFGAVAVAPGFTADQTSMAWLGPRLASQGFVIFTIDTLTRLDQPDSRARQLEAALDYLTQRSTVRTRIDTTRLGVMGHSMGGGGTLEAAEDRPQLQAAIPLTPWDLQKNFSGVRVPTMIIGGQADTVAPVASHSQPFYESIPASSEKAYLELAGASHFAPNTSNTTIAKYSISWLKRYIDNDTRYDQFLCPAPSRDLTISEYRDTCPNS from the coding sequence GTGCCCACCCTCACCGCACGCGCGGCGAAGACGGCGCTGGCCGCGGCGCTGACCGCGGCCGCCCTCGCCGTCCCCCAGGCCGCGCAGGCCGCCGACAACCCCTACGAGCGCGGCCCCGCCCCGACACGGCAGAGCATCGAGGCCCTGCGCGGCCCGTTCGCGACGTCCCAGACGAGCGTCTCGTCCCTGAGCGTCACCGGCTTCGGCGGCGGGACGATCTACTACCCGACCAGCACCGCCGAGGGCACCTTCGGCGCGGTCGCGGTGGCGCCCGGCTTCACCGCCGACCAGACCAGCATGGCCTGGCTCGGGCCGCGGCTCGCCTCGCAGGGGTTCGTCATCTTCACGATCGACACCCTCACCCGTCTCGACCAGCCCGACAGCCGCGCCCGGCAGCTGGAGGCCGCGCTCGACTACCTCACGCAGCGCAGCACCGTCCGGACCCGGATCGACACGACCCGGCTCGGCGTGATGGGCCACTCGATGGGCGGCGGCGGGACGCTGGAGGCCGCCGAGGACCGCCCGCAACTGCAGGCCGCGATCCCGCTGACGCCGTGGGACCTGCAGAAGAACTTCTCGGGCGTGCGCGTCCCCACCATGATCATCGGCGGCCAGGCGGACACGGTCGCGCCGGTCGCCTCGCACTCCCAGCCGTTCTACGAGAGCATCCCGGCGTCGTCGGAGAAGGCGTACCTGGAGCTGGCGGGCGCCAGCCACTTCGCACCCAACACCTCGAACACGACGATCGCGAAGTACAGCATCTCCTGGCTCAAGCGGTACATCGACAACGACACCCGCTACGACCAGTTCCTGTGCCCGGCGCCCTCGCGCGACCTCACCATCTCCGAGTACCGGGACACCTGCCCCAACTCCTGA